The genomic region GAGGAGGCGCCGAAGAAGCCGGCGACGCCCCGGGTGTGCTGGAGCACGTACTGCGCGTCCTCCGGTTCGGCGATGGGGCCGCCGTGGCAGAGGACGAGGATGTCGGGGTTGACTTCCTTGGCCGCGTCGTGCATGGCCTGGACGCGGCGGGCCGCCTCCTCGAGGGTGAGGACGGTCCGCGCCCCGATGGAGCCCTTGGCCGTGAGACCCATGTGCGGCACCAGCACGTCCGCGCCGGCCTTCGCCATGGCGCGCGCCTGCTCCTCGTCGAAGACGTAGGGGCAGGTGAGGAGGTCGAGCTCGTGCGCCTTCCGGATCATCTCGACCTCCAGGTCGAAGCCCATGCCGGTCTCCTCCAGGTTCTGGCGGAAGACGCCGTCGATCAGGCCCACCGTGGGAAAGTTCTGGACGCCGGTGAAGCCCGCCTCCTTCACCTCCCGGAGGAAGACGTCCATCAACCGGAAGGGGTCGGTTCCGCAGACGCCCGCCAGGACAGGAGTCTCTTCCACGACGGGAAGCACCTCGCGCGCCATCTCCATGACGATGGCGTTGGCGTCGCCGTAGGGCATCAGGCCGGCCAACGAGCCGCGACCGGCCATGCGGTAACGGCCGGAGTTGTAGATGATGATCAGGTCGACGCCGCCCTTCTCGGCGAACTTGGCCGAAATGCCGGTGCCGGCTCCGGCGCCGATGACGGGGCGGCCGGCCGCCACCTCGGCGCGCAGTCGCCGAAGCGCTTCCTCGCGCGTGATCCGCTTTTGCACCGCGAAACGCCTCCTTGGAACAAGAGGATTCCCTGGACCACCTTGGGCCCGGTGCCGGTGCGACCCGTCCGAACCGGGGGTTCGGCTTCGTGGCCGGCGGAGGGGCGGGCTCCCCCCCCTCCCCTCCCGCCCCCAGCCCTTCAGCCAGCCGGGCTCGGAGTCAGCATGGACTCCAGCGCCCGGGCCATGGCCAGCGCGAACTCCGGATCGTTGATGTGCAGGTCGAGCTCCACCCGCTCGATCTCCGGGCGCAGGTGGCGGCGCAAGGCGTCGAAGAGCGCCCGGTCAGCCTCGGGGTCCCAGAAGGGTTGCCCGTCGGCGTCGATCATGGAGAGGCCGCGAAGCGGCAGGAAGACCTTCGTGGGACCCGTCGCGCGGTTCAGCTTCTCAGCCAGGATGCGGCCCAGCTCGGCGCACTCCTCGGGCGTGGTCCGCATCAGCGTGACGGTCGGGTTGTGCGGGTAGAAACGCCGCCCCCGGAACTTCTCGGGT from Bacillota bacterium harbors:
- a CDS encoding phosphoenolpyruvate hydrolase family protein, translating into MTREEALRRLRAEVAAGRPVIGAGAGTGISAKFAEKGGVDLIIIYNSGRYRMAGRGSLAGLMPYGDANAIVMEMAREVLPVVEETPVLAGVCGTDPFRLMDVFLREVKEAGFTGVQNFPTVGLIDGVFRQNLEETGMGFDLEVEMIRKAHELDLLTCPYVFDEEQARAMAKAGADVLVPHMGLTAKGSIGARTVLTLEEAARRVQAMHDAAKEVNPDILVLCHGGPIAEPEDAQYVLQHTRGVAGFFGASS